The Carnobacterium divergens nucleotide sequence TCTGCTAAATTAATGCCCATTTTGCCTAATCCAATAATGCCAATTTTCATCATCGTCACTCCTTGATCTATTTTTAAGACGTCATACGTCGTATGTCTATAAAAATGATAACGCTTTCTAAAACGAATGTCAACCAAAAAAAAAACATCCCTGGAGTTTGGATGCTTTTTTAAATCTTTAATTCATCTTTGTTGTAGCCTAAATGTCGCTGCATTGCCTTTTTAGCAGCCTCACCATCTTTAATTTTTATCGCTTCCACAATTTGGCGATGGGTTTCAATCGTTTCTTCTTTTAAACTTCGATTGGTTAAATTAATAAATAACGAAATGGCCGTTTGAATAATCGGAATTAAACTAGGTACTACGACATTTTTACTCGCTTTTGCAATAGCCGAATGTAGCTGGATATCTTTTTCTTCATGGTTTTTATTTTCATGAATCAGCTTCTCAATCGCTAAACATATCGCTTCCATTTCTTCTACCTCAGCAGGAGTCGCGTGTTCTGCTGCTAATTTGGCTATTTCAGGTTCAATCATCACACGAACATCCATTAAATCGTGGCTTAGTCTTTTTTTATCTGTAATAAAGCTCAAACCAAGTGGATCTTCTGTCAAACCAGGATTTTCAGATACAAATGTCCCCTTTCCTCGTTGGATTATTACGACATTTCGTGCAGCTAATAATTTAATGGCTTCTCGAATCGTTCCTCTTCCAACGTTTAATTCGGTTGCTAGTTCAAATTCATTTGGTAGCTTATCTCCCGCTTTATAGCGCTGTTCCTTAATGAACTCTTCCATCTTACTTGCCACTTGTTGTGCCAATGACTGGCCTTTTTGTTGACTGCTTTCCAACATAATTGTGCTCTCCTTTTTAGCTAAACCGGTTCAAGGCTCTAGTCCGCTGGTTCTTTCTATTATTGTACTCAACTCCTTGACTTGAATCAACTCTTACTAATAGAAGATTAATAGACCAATTTAACCTAATTTTCAAAAATTATTAAAAATCAATTGAATTATAATTAAAATTAGATTAGAATAAACCTAATACTTTTATTAAACTATCATAAAAGTAAAAAGGGGGATTTTAAAATGGAGAAGTTTGGTTACACAAGAAAGCGCAAAAGAAGGAGTCGTTTTTTACTAACGATTTTAATGCTTTCTACTGGTTTTAGTACCTTTTCAGCAACTGCTTGGAGCGAAAAAGCAACACCGCCACAGCAAACAACCAATTATCAACAGTTGATGGAGGCTCACAAAAAAAGCGAAGATTCTATCCATGATCTTAGTAAAAAAGCTTTTGAAGAAAATGTAAAAGCCCAGTTAGCAAGTCGTGGTTTTGACATGAACCAATTTAATGAAAACTCTTTTGACGACAATCAAGAAATTCGATTAATCATTCAATTAAAAAAAGATGCTGCAATTGAACGTCTGGATGTCCCAACGGGGTCAAAATCTTCTGTTCAATCAATTGATCAAGCAGCTGATTCCGTTATTGAAAGTCAAACAACCATTAAAAATAAAATCGAATCCTTAACCGGAAATAAAAGCGATCGTTCATTTGGTTACTTAATCAATGCTTTTTCAATCGATGCAAAATACAAAGATGTTGATGCGATTAAAGCAATGGACGGCGTAGAAGCCGTTTCTGCTGCAAAGGTTTATTCCCCAACATCCATTGATGCAAATCAATTAGCAAACGTCCAACAAGTCTGGGAACAACATCAATTAAAAGGAGAAGGCATGGTTGTTGCAATTATTGACTCTGGTGTTGATCCAACCCATAAAGACTTGCGACTATCAGATGATACAAAAGAAAAAATTTCTCTTGATGCTGGAGCCGGAAGCGTTAAAAAGCTTGGCTATGGTCAAGCCTTTACTCGAAAAGTTCCTTTTGGTCATAACTACGCTGATAACAACGAAGATATTGTCGATACAAATCCAGGTACTGGCATGCATGGGATGCACGTTGCTGGCATTGTTGCTGCAAATGGCGTCGGCGATGATCCAGCAAAAGCGGTTCTTGGTGTTGCACCAGAAGCACAGCTCCTTGCAATGAAGGTTTTTCCAAATAATACTCGTGTGGCAACCGCTTTAGATGATGATGTGATTGCAGCTATCGAAGACTCCGTTAAATTAGGAGCAGACGTCTTGAATATGAGCTTAGGGTCTGTTTCTGGTACCGTTGATCCTAACTCACCTGAACAATTGGTCATTAAACAAGCGGCTGAAACAGGTGTCTTGTCGGTTATTTCGGCAGGAAATAGCAGCATGAGTACCACTGATAATACAAGTGTTGATCCACAAAATAAATTAGGAACGTTAGACACAGGAACTCTCGGGTCTCCTGGCGTCACAACAGAAGCTTTAACGGTTGCTTCTGCTGAGAATACGTTTATTACAAGCGAAGGTTTACTGGTTCAATTAGTAGATGCTGATGGGACTAAGCACCCTCACAAAATGGAAACATCCACTTCCCCATCTGGTGCGATTGTTTTTTCAAATGCTACAACAGCTGATACCAGCATCTTACATCAGCCAACAGATTTAATTGAGGTGGGCGTCGGTGCAGAACGAGACTATCAAGACAAAGACGTAAAAGGGAAAATCGTCTTAATCCAGCGGGGAGCCATTGCCTTTTCTGATAAACAACGAATCGCTAAGGAACATGGTGCTAAAGCAGCTCTCATTTATAACAATACACCCGATAGTCCGCC carries:
- a CDS encoding FadR/GntR family transcriptional regulator, which produces MLESSQQKGQSLAQQVASKMEEFIKEQRYKAGDKLPNEFELATELNVGRGTIREAIKLLAARNVVIIQRGKGTFVSENPGLTEDPLGLSFITDKKRLSHDLMDVRVMIEPEIAKLAAEHATPAEVEEMEAICLAIEKLIHENKNHEEKDIQLHSAIAKASKNVVVPSLIPIIQTAISLFINLTNRSLKEETIETHRQIVEAIKIKDGEAAKKAMQRHLGYNKDELKI